In Polaribacter sp. L3A8, a genomic segment contains:
- a CDS encoding nucleoside triphosphate pyrophosphohydrolase family protein: MKNKIAAVTEFHTAFKLNMNQEPIVNIGEDRKKLRFDLMKEENEEYLEAAENNDLVEVADALGDMLYILCGTIIEHGMQDKIEEVFNEIQRSNMSKLGEDGKPIYREDGKVLKGPNYFKPNIAEILEK; encoded by the coding sequence ATGAAAAACAAAATAGCAGCAGTAACTGAATTTCATACTGCTTTTAAACTAAACATGAATCAAGAACCAATTGTAAACATTGGTGAAGATAGAAAAAAACTTCGCTTTGATTTAATGAAAGAAGAAAATGAAGAGTACTTAGAAGCAGCAGAAAACAATGATTTGGTTGAGGTTGCAGATGCCTTAGGAGATATGTTATATATTTTATGTGGTACTATTATAGAACACGGTATGCAAGATAAAATTGAAGAGGTTTTTAATGAAATTCAACGAAGCAATATGAGTAAATTAGGTGAAGACGGTAAACCTATTTACAGAGAAGATGGTAAAGTTTTAAAAGGGCCTAATTATTTTAAACCCAATATTGCAGAAATTTTAGAAAAGTAA
- a CDS encoding ABC transporter ATPase, producing MFVDYSIITNDAKVWVYPSSRKFYPNEIEGLENKIKTFIESWKSDDENFKASYQFLYNRFIVLFADDENSSLTNADIDASVSFILGLQQEYEVELLDKMNACFKQGEFVQYKELKDFKKLLKNKAVTAKSIIFDNLITTKVDFDHNWEIPIEESWYNRYL from the coding sequence ATGTTTGTAGATTATTCCATAATTACTAATGATGCTAAAGTTTGGGTGTACCCTTCTAGCAGAAAATTTTATCCTAACGAAATTGAAGGATTAGAAAATAAAATTAAAACCTTTATCGAAAGCTGGAAATCGGATGACGAAAATTTTAAAGCATCTTATCAATTTCTATACAACAGATTTATTGTTCTTTTTGCTGATGATGAAAACTCTTCTTTAACAAATGCAGATATTGATGCTTCTGTATCTTTTATCTTAGGCCTACAACAAGAATACGAAGTAGAATTGTTAGACAAAATGAATGCTTGTTTTAAACAAGGTGAGTTTGTACAATATAAAGAACTAAAAGATTTTAAAAAGTTACTTAAAAATAAAGCTGTAACAGCAAAAAGCATCATTTTTGATAACTTAATTACCACAAAGGTAGATTTTGATCATAATTGGGAAATTCCTATTGAAGAAAGTTGGTACAACAGATACTTATAA
- a CDS encoding thioredoxin family protein, whose translation MKNIIKKSLENTLSYLEFRALVSNLLAEGKATGHNQSEDLTNYSMLNDKRMKRLDKTIKISDETITEIKKIEDPQTWLVITEGWCGDAAQNLPVIAKIAEANELIKLKLVLRDDNEALMDLFLTNGGKSIPKLIILDKDNNVINTWGPRPTIATQMVADYKAKHGALDAEFKQDLQVWYNKNKGQSVQDDFVKLTKSVQAKEV comes from the coding sequence ATGAAAAATATTATTAAAAAAAGTTTAGAAAACACATTATCATATCTAGAATTTAGAGCTTTAGTAAGCAATTTATTAGCAGAAGGAAAAGCTACAGGTCATAATCAATCTGAAGATTTAACAAATTACAGCATGTTAAATGACAAAAGAATGAAGCGACTAGATAAAACCATAAAAATTTCTGATGAAACAATTACAGAAATTAAAAAAATTGAAGACCCACAAACGTGGTTGGTTATTACCGAAGGATGGTGTGGAGATGCTGCACAAAATTTACCTGTAATTGCTAAAATTGCAGAAGCAAACGAACTGATTAAACTTAAACTCGTTTTAAGAGATGACAATGAAGCGTTAATGGATTTGTTTTTAACCAACGGCGGTAAATCTATTCCTAAATTAATTATCTTAGATAAAGATAATAATGTAATAAATACTTGGGGACCAAGACCAACTATTGCTACTCAAATGGTTGCAGATTACAAAGCCAAACATGGTGCTTTAGATGCAGAATTTAAGCAAGACTTACAAGTTTGGTATAACAAAAATAAAGGACAAAGTGTACAAGATGATTTTGTTAAGCTAACAAAAAGTGTACAAGCAAAAGAAGTTTAA
- a CDS encoding NAD-dependent epimerase/dehydratase family protein, with protein sequence MSEIILVLGASGQIGNELTQKLRLLYGNNNVIASDIREGNKKMMASGPFEIIDATDKETILTTIKKHKVTQVYLLAAMLSATAEQHPQKAWNLNMNSLFAVLDLAKEKHIKQVYWPSSIAVFGPKTPKMNTPQNTVMQPSTVYGISKVAGEFWCNYYHEKFGVDVRSLRYPGVISWNSKPGGGTTDYAVDIYFNAIEKGTYQCFLSEKTRLPMMYIDDALNATIELMQTDAKNIKNRTGYNLAAMSFTPEEIALEIKKHIPDFKITYQPDFRQQIADSWPASIDDSEARTDWNWQHQFDLTSMTKDIITNLKKALL encoded by the coding sequence ATGAGTGAAATAATTTTGGTTTTAGGAGCTAGTGGTCAAATAGGAAATGAATTGACGCAGAAACTTCGCCTTTTATATGGCAACAATAATGTAATTGCTTCTGACATTAGAGAAGGCAATAAAAAAATGATGGCTTCTGGTCCATTTGAAATTATTGATGCAACTGACAAAGAAACAATACTTACAACTATTAAAAAACACAAGGTTACGCAGGTTTATTTATTAGCAGCTATGCTATCTGCTACTGCAGAGCAACACCCACAAAAAGCTTGGAACTTAAATATGAACTCTTTATTTGCTGTTTTAGATTTAGCTAAAGAAAAACATATTAAACAAGTATATTGGCCAAGTTCTATTGCTGTTTTTGGACCTAAAACTCCAAAAATGAATACGCCTCAAAATACAGTTATGCAGCCTTCTACAGTTTATGGTATTAGTAAAGTTGCGGGCGAATTTTGGTGTAACTATTACCATGAAAAATTTGGAGTAGATGTTAGAAGTTTAAGATACCCTGGTGTTATTTCTTGGAACTCTAAACCTGGTGGCGGAACAACAGATTATGCGGTAGACATTTATTTTAATGCCATAGAAAAAGGTACTTATCAATGTTTTTTATCAGAAAAAACAAGATTACCAATGATGTATATAGATGATGCTCTTAATGCTACCATTGAGTTAATGCAAACTGATGCAAAGAATATAAAAAATAGAACAGGCTATAATTTAGCTGCTATGAGCTTTACGCCAGAAGAAATTGCATTAGAAATAAAAAAACATATTCCAGATTTTAAGATAACTTATCAACCAGATTTTAGACAACAAATTGCAGATAGTTGGCCAGCATCTATAGATGATTCTGAAGCAAGAACAGATTGGAATTGGCAACATCAATTTGATTTAACTTCTATGACAAAAGACATTATTACGAACCTAAAAAAAGCACTCCTTTAA
- a CDS encoding nuclear transport factor 2 family protein: MSTIKVEVNTLLDNWHKAASEADYKGYFGAMDSVSVFIGTDATENWNKTEFASFSKPFFNKGKAWSFKPLERNVYVSEQRNFVWFDELLDTWMGTCRGSGVLEKKQNIWKIKHYVLSVEIPNNNVQAVIKAKKKSDSIFLTRFHN, translated from the coding sequence GTGTCAACTATAAAGGTAGAAGTAAACACTTTGTTAGATAATTGGCACAAAGCCGCTTCAGAAGCAGATTACAAAGGTTATTTTGGTGCAATGGATAGCGTTTCTGTTTTTATAGGGACAGATGCTACAGAAAATTGGAATAAAACGGAATTTGCAAGTTTTAGTAAACCTTTTTTTAACAAAGGTAAAGCTTGGTCTTTTAAACCTCTAGAAAGAAATGTTTACGTAAGTGAGCAAAGAAATTTTGTATGGTTTGATGAATTGTTAGATACTTGGATGGGAACTTGCAGAGGTTCTGGTGTTTTAGAGAAAAAGCAGAATATTTGGAAAATTAAACACTATGTTTTATCTGTAGAAATACCTAATAATAATGTTCAGGCGGTGATTAAAGCAAAGAAAAAAAGTGATTCTATTTTTTTAACTAGGTTTCATAACTAG
- a CDS encoding regulatory protein RecX — MIKKKSFTVDEIKRKLENYCVYQDRSHKEVEQKMYEYNLIPEAREMILLSLMKDNFLNEERFAKSYARGKFRIKSWGKQRIVRELKFRDISAYNIKTALKEIDENEYLETIYRITENRNNVISEPNIYKRKKKLIDFLMRKGFENELIFKVVAEVVS, encoded by the coding sequence ATGATAAAAAAGAAGTCTTTTACTGTTGATGAAATAAAACGAAAGTTAGAAAACTACTGCGTTTACCAAGATAGAAGCCACAAAGAAGTGGAGCAAAAAATGTATGAATACAATTTAATCCCAGAAGCCAGAGAAATGATTCTTTTAAGTTTAATGAAAGACAACTTTTTAAATGAAGAACGTTTTGCTAAAAGTTATGCTCGTGGAAAATTTAGAATTAAATCTTGGGGAAAACAACGTATTGTTAGAGAGTTAAAGTTTAGAGACATTTCTGCATACAACATTAAAACAGCTTTAAAAGAAATTGATGAAAATGAATATTTAGAAACAATTTACAGAATTACAGAAAACAGAAACAATGTAATTTCTGAACCTAATATTTACAAAAGAAAGAAAAAGCTCATCGATTTTTTAATGAGAAAAGGCTTTGAAAATGAGTTGATTTTTAAAGTGGTTGCAGAAGTAGTTTCTTAA
- a CDS encoding efflux RND transporter permease subunit — translation MTKQKKQVDKEFKLSSWAIHNKTTIYVIMAVLFFYGISAYLSMARENFPEVKETKIYISTIYPGNTAEDIEKLITDPIEDKVKTVSNVVEVTSTSQEDYSMVVVEFDENISVELAKQKIKDELSTETSSEDWPTFNGAKIEPNVFNLSMSEEVPILNINISGDYPVYKLKEFGEYLQDEIEDLAEIKKADIRGAQEKEVEVAVDIYKMMAAKVSFNDITSAISNGNVTMSAGNFITSGQRRTVRIIGEIDKPAALEDFVIKSEFNNPIYLKDVATVAFKDKDKTTFAREKGKPVVMLDVKKRAGENMVAASEQIQGIVNEAIANHFPKDLTVKIVNDQSSKTIGQVDDLVNNIIFGVILVVVVLMFFLGFKNAVFVGFAIPMSMFMSLMILNLLGYTMNTMILFGLIMGLGMLVDNGIVVVENVYRLMDEEGMNRIEAAKKGISEIAFPIIISTATTVAAFIPLGLWPGVMGDFMVLLPITLSTVLGSSLLVAIFFNSVLVSQFMSVEDADMPIKKIVMITSVMTVIGVLILLLGGTYSALGTLIIFTAIMLWAYRLFLRGWANSFQNKVLPKLEAWYEIRLRKALSGKRPYALVILTFVLLIASFMAFGWSLDTQRTKVEFFPDNKPNQIIVYIEYPEGTDIQKTNSITKLIEKNVADVLYSDEYMDGDYNFMVESLVSQVGEGAGNPQTDGGSAAEMPHKGKVTASMREYKYRRGLDSELMRQKVQTALVGIYPGVLISVEKDANGPPVGSPINIEIEGDDYAELIHTAQRMRDFINTKSISGIDELKIDVNRDKPGMEVLVDRKKAGELGVSTGQVGSQLRASIFGNKAGVYKEDGDDFDIYVRFNKEDRYNTSALFNQNIIFRDMASGKIKEIPVSTVATQKNNSGFSAIKHKDVRRVVTVYSALAPGETDAGAVVGKIREEMKNFKNLPKGIKIDYTGQLEEQNKQMLFLVGAFFTGLALIFFILIFQFNSVSKPGIIMIAIFLSFIGVFGGIVISGSSFVIMMTMMGIISLAGIVVNNGVVLLDYAQLLIDRKKGELDLEEDDFLDKETLFETIVRAGRARLRPVLLTAITTILGLIPLAIGLNIDFFSLFTEFNPHIYFGGDNVVFWGPLAWTVIYGLLIATFLTLIVVPILFYLITLFKMWLKSKTSPKKMITEEVFNTDQRIDKKNQI, via the coding sequence ATGACAAAACAAAAAAAACAAGTCGATAAAGAGTTTAAATTATCCTCTTGGGCAATTCATAATAAAACAACCATTTATGTAATAATGGCTGTATTATTTTTCTATGGTATTTCTGCTTATTTAAGCATGGCTAGAGAAAACTTCCCAGAGGTAAAAGAAACCAAAATATACATTAGCACTATTTACCCTGGTAATACAGCAGAAGATATAGAAAAACTAATTACAGATCCTATAGAAGATAAAGTAAAAACAGTGAGTAATGTGGTAGAAGTTACCTCTACATCTCAAGAAGATTACTCTATGGTTGTTGTTGAGTTTGATGAAAACATATCTGTAGAACTTGCTAAACAGAAAATTAAAGACGAGCTATCTACAGAAACATCAAGTGAAGATTGGCCTACATTTAATGGCGCTAAAATTGAACCTAATGTTTTTAATTTAAGTATGTCTGAAGAGGTACCTATCTTAAATATTAACATTTCTGGTGATTACCCTGTCTACAAGCTAAAAGAATTTGGAGAATATTTACAAGATGAAATTGAAGATTTAGCAGAAATTAAGAAAGCTGATATTCGTGGAGCCCAAGAAAAAGAAGTAGAAGTTGCTGTAGACATTTATAAAATGATGGCTGCAAAAGTGAGTTTTAACGATATTACCTCTGCAATTAGCAACGGAAACGTAACCATGTCTGCAGGTAACTTTATTACAAGCGGACAAAGAAGAACGGTTAGAATTATTGGAGAAATTGATAAACCTGCTGCTTTAGAAGACTTTGTAATTAAGTCTGAATTTAACAATCCTATTTACTTAAAAGATGTAGCTACTGTTGCCTTTAAAGACAAAGACAAAACAACCTTTGCTAGAGAAAAAGGAAAACCTGTTGTAATGCTAGACGTTAAAAAAAGAGCTGGAGAAAACATGGTTGCGGCATCAGAACAAATACAAGGAATTGTAAACGAAGCAATTGCAAATCATTTTCCTAAAGACTTAACCGTTAAAATTGTTAACGATCAATCTTCTAAAACTATTGGTCAAGTAGACGATTTAGTTAACAATATTATTTTTGGTGTTATTTTAGTAGTAGTTGTTTTAATGTTTTTCTTAGGGTTTAAAAACGCTGTCTTTGTTGGTTTTGCAATACCAATGTCTATGTTTATGTCTTTAATGATCTTAAATTTATTAGGCTACACCATGAATACCATGATTCTTTTCGGATTAATTATGGGACTTGGAATGTTGGTTGATAACGGAATTGTAGTTGTAGAAAACGTATATCGATTAATGGATGAAGAAGGAATGAACAGGATTGAAGCTGCTAAAAAAGGAATTAGCGAAATTGCTTTTCCTATTATCATTTCTACTGCAACTACTGTTGCCGCGTTTATTCCTTTAGGCTTGTGGCCTGGAGTTATGGGAGATTTTATGGTTTTATTACCAATCACATTATCTACCGTTTTAGGCTCTTCTTTATTAGTTGCCATTTTCTTTAACTCGGTATTGGTTTCTCAGTTTATGAGTGTAGAAGATGCAGATATGCCAATTAAAAAAATTGTAATGATTACAAGTGTAATGACTGTAATAGGTGTTCTTATTTTACTATTAGGTGGTACTTATAGTGCTTTAGGTACACTAATAATTTTTACAGCAATTATGTTATGGGCTTACCGATTATTCTTAAGAGGTTGGGCAAATAGTTTTCAAAATAAAGTGTTACCTAAATTAGAGGCTTGGTACGAAATTAGACTGAGAAAAGCTTTATCTGGTAAAAGACCTTACGCTTTGGTTATTCTTACTTTTGTTTTACTAATTGCATCATTTATGGCTTTTGGTTGGTCTTTAGATACACAAAGAACCAAAGTAGAATTTTTTCCAGACAACAAGCCAAACCAAATAATTGTTTACATAGAATATCCCGAAGGTACAGATATTCAAAAAACAAATTCGATTACTAAATTGATTGAAAAAAATGTAGCCGACGTTTTATATAGTGATGAATATATGGACGGTGACTATAATTTTATGGTAGAAAGTTTAGTTTCTCAAGTAGGTGAAGGAGCAGGAAACCCACAAACCGATGGTGGTTCTGCTGCAGAAATGCCTCACAAAGGAAAAGTAACCGCCTCTATGAGAGAATACAAATATAGAAGAGGCCTAGATAGTGAATTAATGCGTCAGAAAGTACAAACTGCTTTGGTTGGTATTTATCCTGGAGTTTTAATTTCTGTTGAAAAAGATGCAAACGGACCACCAGTTGGTTCTCCTATTAATATTGAAATTGAAGGAGATGATTATGCAGAATTAATTCATACAGCTCAAAGAATGCGAGATTTTATCAACACAAAAAGCATTTCTGGTATTGATGAATTAAAGATTGATGTAAACAGAGACAAACCAGGAATGGAAGTTTTGGTAGACAGGAAAAAAGCTGGCGAATTAGGCGTTTCTACAGGTCAAGTAGGATCACAATTAAGAGCTTCTATTTTTGGAAACAAAGCAGGTGTCTACAAAGAAGATGGAGATGATTTTGACATCTATGTTCGTTTTAATAAAGAAGACAGGTACAATACAAGTGCCCTTTTTAACCAAAACATTATATTTAGAGACATGGCTTCTGGTAAAATAAAAGAGATTCCGGTTTCTACTGTGGCAACACAAAAAAACAACTCTGGTTTTAGTGCCATTAAACACAAAGATGTAAGAAGAGTTGTTACCGTTTATTCTGCTTTAGCTCCAGGAGAAACAGATGCTGGTGCTGTTGTTGGTAAAATTAGAGAAGAAATGAAAAACTTTAAAAATTTACCAAAAGGAATTAAAATTGATTATACAGGTCAGTTAGAAGAGCAAAACAAACAAATGTTATTCTTAGTTGGTGCATTTTTTACTGGATTGGCGTTAATTTTCTTTATTTTAATTTTCCAATTTAACTCGGTTTCTAAACCCGGAATTATAATGATTGCCATTTTCTTAAGCTTTATTGGAGTTTTTGGAGGAATTGTTATTTCTGGTAGTTCTTTTGTGATTATGATGACCATGATGGGTATTATATCGTTAGCAGGAATTGTTGTAAACAACGGAGTTGTACTGTTAGATTACGCTCAGTTATTAATAGATAGAAAGAAAGGTGAATTAGATTTAGAAGAGGATGATTTTTTAGATAAAGAAACATTATTCGAAACTATTGTAAGAGCTGGTAGAGCACGTTTAAGACCGGTATTATTAACAGCAATTACTACTATTTTAGGTTTAATTCCTTTAGCAATTGGTTTAAACATAGACTTCTTTAGCTTATTTACAGAGTTTAACCCTCATATATATTTTGGAGGAGATAACGTAGTTTTCTGGGGACCTTTAGCATGGACAGTTATTTATGGTTTATTAATAGCAACCTTCTTAACCTTAATTGTTGTACCTATTCTATTTTATCTAATTACATTATTTAAAATGTGGTTAAAAAGCAAAACATCTCCTAAAAAGATGATTACTGAAGAAGTTTTTAATACAGATCAAAGAATAGATAAGAAAAATCAAATCTAA
- a CDS encoding efflux RND transporter periplasmic adaptor subunit, translating into MRKIYSLLVITLVLISCGEEKTTSVADIVATGNLKELTAKKKEITANLEAINVDLEAINAAISKKDTIKKLPLITTITVKEEVFNHYLEIQGNVKTKQNILIYPEMSGILKRVYVKEGQKVSKGQLLATIDDGGLSSQVAQLEGTTQLAKTTFERQKRLWEQKIGSEIEFLQTKTSYQSQVNSLKQLKSQQTKASIRAPFSGVIDDVMKEAGTVIAPGQGSEVFRIVNLNNMYVEAEVPERYITSVQKNKEVKIEFPVLGTSLNSSIRQVGSFINPNNRSFKIEVPVTNKNGNVKPNLTAKLQINDYTDANAVLIPQSIISENANGEQFVYVIKGKNSDNEAIAERVVIKTGKTQGNFIEVLENLTVGTEIIKEGARSVNNGQTVKVINK; encoded by the coding sequence ATGAGAAAAATATATTCATTATTAGTAATTACACTTGTTTTAATTTCTTGTGGAGAAGAAAAAACAACTTCTGTGGCAGATATAGTTGCTACAGGAAATTTAAAGGAGTTAACAGCTAAAAAGAAAGAAATTACAGCAAATTTAGAAGCTATAAATGTAGATTTAGAAGCTATAAACGCAGCTATTTCTAAAAAAGACACCATCAAAAAACTTCCTTTAATTACCACCATCACAGTAAAAGAAGAAGTTTTTAATCACTATTTAGAAATTCAGGGAAATGTAAAAACAAAACAAAACATTTTAATTTACCCAGAAATGTCAGGTATTTTAAAAAGAGTATATGTTAAAGAAGGACAAAAGGTTAGTAAAGGACAATTATTAGCAACTATAGATGATGGTGGTTTAAGCAGCCAAGTAGCACAATTAGAAGGTACTACCCAATTAGCTAAAACAACTTTTGAACGTCAAAAACGTTTATGGGAGCAAAAAATAGGTTCAGAAATTGAGTTTTTACAAACAAAAACAAGTTATCAATCTCAAGTTAACTCTTTAAAACAACTAAAAAGTCAACAAACAAAAGCATCTATAAGAGCACCTTTTTCTGGTGTTATAGATGATGTTATGAAGGAAGCAGGAACCGTTATTGCTCCTGGTCAAGGATCTGAAGTTTTTAGAATTGTAAATCTTAACAACATGTATGTAGAGGCAGAAGTGCCTGAAAGATATATTACAAGTGTTCAAAAAAACAAAGAGGTAAAAATAGAATTTCCGGTACTTGGCACAAGTTTAAATAGCAGTATTAGACAAGTTGGTAGTTTTATCAACCCTAATAATAGATCTTTTAAAATTGAAGTACCTGTTACAAATAAAAATGGCAATGTAAAACCAAATTTAACCGCAAAACTTCAAATTAACGATTATACTGACGCTAACGCTGTTTTAATTCCGCAAAGTATTATATCTGAAAATGCAAACGGAGAACAATTTGTATATGTCATAAAAGGTAAAAACTCAGACAACGAAGCAATTGCAGAAAGAGTTGTTATTAAAACAGGTAAAACACAAGGAAATTTTATTGAAGTTTTAGAAAACTTAACCGTTGGCACAGAAATTATTAAAGAAGGGGCACGTAGTGTAAACAACGGACAAACAGTAAAAGTTATCAATAAATAA
- a CDS encoding TolC family protein yields the protein MKKLILACISTCFFLITNAQEKTMHLSLNEAITFAIESSYNTKASKNDITAATEKVWETTATGLPQINGAIDYTNWLKQQVSLLPAELVGGTPGTFEPVTFSPKQNTSATVTLKQLLFDGSYLVGLQASKTYLKISKQANEKTEFLTREAVINAYGNVLVAESSIEIFNGNIEILEKNLHDAKKIYENGFNEEEDVEQLEITLGNIKSQLNSVKRMKDIAYKMLNLSLGSPIETKLVLTDSLDSLAEKNINLGLIADEFNVNDHIDFKIAENNRESKRLLVKLEKSKALPSLSAYVNYGAQAYSSDFSFFRKEQNWFNSSLLGVSLNIPIFSSLQRSSKTAQAKIALETADIRLQETKQRLSLLAETAKSDYQLTIENYATAKKNVGLAERIEKKQRIKFFEGISSSFDLLQAQNQLYTQQQNYIQSMLDVIAKKATLENALNLPIK from the coding sequence ATGAAAAAATTAATTCTAGCCTGTATAAGCACCTGCTTTTTCTTGATAACAAATGCGCAAGAAAAAACAATGCACTTATCGCTAAATGAAGCCATAACCTTTGCAATTGAAAGTAGCTACAATACAAAAGCATCTAAAAATGACATTACAGCTGCAACCGAAAAAGTTTGGGAAACAACCGCAACTGGTTTACCTCAAATTAACGGAGCTATCGATTATACCAATTGGTTAAAACAACAAGTTTCCTTGTTGCCTGCAGAATTAGTTGGTGGAACGCCAGGAACTTTTGAACCCGTAACTTTCAGTCCAAAACAAAACACAAGTGCTACAGTAACCTTAAAACAGTTATTATTTGATGGTTCTTACTTGGTAGGCCTACAAGCATCTAAAACCTATTTAAAAATTTCTAAACAAGCAAATGAAAAAACAGAGTTCTTAACTAGAGAGGCTGTTATTAATGCTTATGGAAATGTACTAGTGGCAGAAAGTAGTATTGAAATTTTTAATGGAAATATTGAAATTTTAGAAAAAAACCTACACGATGCTAAAAAAATCTACGAAAATGGATTTAATGAAGAGGAAGATGTAGAGCAACTAGAAATTACCTTAGGAAATATAAAAAGTCAGTTGAATAGTGTTAAAAGAATGAAAGACATTGCATACAAAATGCTAAACCTTTCTTTAGGAAGCCCTATTGAAACAAAACTTGTATTAACAGACTCTTTAGACTCTTTAGCTGAGAAAAACATTAACTTAGGCTTAATTGCTGATGAATTTAATGTAAATGATCATATAGACTTTAAAATTGCAGAAAACAACAGAGAGTCTAAAAGATTACTTGTAAAATTAGAAAAAAGCAAAGCGCTACCAAGTTTATCTGCTTACGTAAACTATGGAGCACAAGCATATTCAAGTGATTTTTCTTTCTTTAGAAAAGAACAGAATTGGTTTAACTCTTCTTTATTAGGGGTTAGTTTAAACATTCCTATTTTTAGTAGTTTACAAAGAAGTTCTAAAACTGCACAAGCAAAAATTGCTTTAGAAACAGCAGATATAAGATTACAAGAAACCAAACAACGTTTAAGTTTATTAGCAGAAACAGCAAAAAGTGATTATCAGCTAACTATAGAAAATTATGCAACCGCAAAGAAAAATGTTGGTTTAGCAGAAAGAATAGAAAAAAAACAACGCATTAAATTCTTTGAAGGAATTTCTTCTAGTTTCGATTTACTACAGGCACAAAACCAATTATATACGCAACAACAAAACTACATTCAATCTATGTTAGATGTTATTGCTAAAAAAGCAACATTAGAAAACGCATTAAACCTACCAATTAAATAA
- a CDS encoding TetR/AcrR family transcriptional regulator produces the protein MREKILEKSNELFLNLGFKSVTMDEIASSLGVSKKTIYKYFKNKTELVDAVALHMFNTICCGIDGICALDLNPINELFSIKRLILENLKDEKSSPQYQLQKYYPKIYATLRQKQFHVMQNCVISNLKKGIENKLYRESIDLEFISRIYFNGMIGIKDKDLFPLTKYSMNTLMNYYLEYHLRGICTEKGIQQVENQLKLK, from the coding sequence ATGAGAGAAAAAATATTAGAAAAATCAAACGAACTCTTCTTAAACCTAGGCTTTAAGAGTGTCACTATGGATGAAATTGCGAGTTCTTTAGGAGTTTCAAAGAAGACTATTTATAAGTACTTTAAGAATAAAACCGAACTTGTAGACGCTGTAGCCTTACACATGTTTAATACTATTTGTTGTGGTATTGATGGTATTTGTGCATTAGACCTAAACCCTATTAACGAACTTTTTTCTATAAAAAGGTTAATATTAGAAAATTTAAAGGACGAAAAATCTTCACCACAATATCAACTTCAAAAATATTATCCTAAAATATATGCCACTTTAAGACAAAAACAGTTTCATGTTATGCAAAACTGTGTAATAAGTAACTTAAAAAAAGGGATTGAAAATAAGTTATATAGAGAATCTATAGATTTAGAGTTTATCTCCAGAATTTACTTTAACGGAATGATAGGTATAAAAGATAAAGATTTATTTCCATTAACAAAATATTCTATGAACACATTAATGAACTACTATTTAGAATATCATTTACGAGGAATTTGCACCGAAAAAGGAATACAACAAGTAGAAAACCAATTAAAACTGAAATAA